Within the Miscanthus floridulus cultivar M001 chromosome 2, ASM1932011v1, whole genome shotgun sequence genome, the region attaaatatagcaaactgattcaaaaatataccaaattttaacatggagtaGCACATGTTGTATGTGCAGAGTAGAAAAGGTtttaaggtcagaagagaaaaaaaacttatttctttgccgaagtgctaaaaaaatactcggcaaagagcttgtttgccgagtgcaaaaaaaaaaaacactcggcaaacccccttctttgccgagtgtttttttttacactcggcaaacaagttttttatcgagtgtttttttttttgcactaggCAAACCTCATTTTTGTcgagtgcaattattttgccgagtgtttttcgcaCAGCACTCGACAAAAAGCTTGTTTATCGAGTGCCCGAaggattgcactcggcaaaccaccttgcactcggcaaattgaGTGTTTCCGGTAGTGATCTTGTATACTTGTACCTATATACGTGCTCGATCCTGAAGCCAAACGCAACCAGCTGCATGCTTTCAATCACACAACGACATCGTTAACTTCCTCCGATCGTACGTCTAGCTGCTCGATCGATGGATAGCTCAGCCAAGCTGCATGCGACAGGCAACAATAATCCAGTCACGTACAGGACGTGCAAGCTAGCAACAAAGCCACCCTCATCATAGCAGATAGCACGGACGGATCACTCCTCCGGCCGCACGACGGCCGCCGCGCCTTCGCCTGACGACCTCCTCCGGCCTCCTCGTCTGCCAGACCCTCCCTTACCCACCGCCGCTTCGTCCCCGTTGGTGATCGTCTCCGGCGGCGCGACGTAGACGAAGGGCCCGACAATGCAGTCATCGAGCGCGAGGAGCGGCTCGAGCGCGTCGACGACGGCGGACATGTGGGGGCGGGACTTTGGGTTGAGCGCGACGCACTGGTGCGCGACGGCGGCGGCCTTGTGCGCGGCGCGGCTGGAGTACTGGCCCGCCAGGGCGGGGTCCATGACGCGGTCCAGGCGGCGCGCGTCCGTCAGGTACGGCCACGCCCACTTCACCAGGCTCTGCTCCCGCGCGGGCCGGCTCTTGTCCACCGCCTTCCGCCCCGACAGCAGCTCCAGCAGCACCACGCCGAAGCCGTACACGTCGCTCTTCGCCGTCAGGTGGCCCGTCATGATGTACTCCGGTGCCGCGTAGCCCTGCGTCCCCATGACTCGCGTCGACACGTGCGTCTCGTCGTCCTCCGGCCCGTCCTTGGCCAGACCGAAATCCGACAGCTTCGCCTTGTAATCCTATTACACACAAAATAACAAAGAGGATTTCAATCAATTCCAAAAGTAATCAAGTGGATGGTACTGTAGCGAATGCACGCAGACGTCAGCTATCTTCCTCGCGTACGTAGAGCAGTTAACACCCAACAACTCCGTTACTAATTGGCGACAGAAACTTTAGAAGAATGAATCATCATCGCTAGTTGTGCAAGCTTTTCCTGCGATAACAAAAAAGAAATCTTTTCTTCGTGGCACGCATGCATGAACATGACAGTTCGATACGGCCGGGAGGCGGGAGCTAGCGTTGCAATGGTTGACATGACCCGTTCTGGTTCACAGGCCTGCCTGATGGAGCCCCAGAAGCTGACGGCAGTGGTGATCTGGTCTGGTGGAGGCCAGGTCAAGATTTTGTTGTTCAGCAGTTGGCATTTGGTTTATTGGCGACCTGACGATTTCAGTTTGATTTCAGCGCTGGTTTACTCGCCGCGACTTGCGAGCGAGCGAGGATGGATGCCCCCTGCCTGCAAAACTTCAACTACCCAACCCTTTGGCGGATATTTTCACTAGCTCTAGACTCTAGTTTCTGGTGGATATTTCACTACTGGCTCCGGCCATCAAACCGAACCCAACCACAGCTGAGCCTGATCTTTCGAGCGAGAGATAGATATATATGAAACAGTGAAGAGAGGTAGTAGTATATATAGTAGGTGGATGTGGATATGTGTGGATGCCGTGTGCTGTTACGGATGCACTAGCTAGCTATAGCTCACCGAGTCCAGCAGGATGTTGGAGGTCTTGAAGTCCCTGTAGATGACCGGCTTCTCGGCTTCATGGAGGAAGGCCAACCCTTTGGCAGCGCCAATGGCGATCTTCAGCCGTGTTGACCATGGCAACGACGCAGCGTATTCTGCAAAGCATACATATCGAGTGGCACGGCTCATCAGCTGAGGTAATCAAATTAATTAGGTTCCAGCTGAATCATGATGCGCAAACATTTGAATAAACTAAAGCTGTCAAAATATAATTTCAGAGTAAAATGCCGACAGCTGGCTGTCAAATGTTCGGAGTATGTCCATTTCCAATACCATCATCCTCTTATTTAGAATGAGGGAAATGAACACCTAATTTCTGGTATATGGTCGAGTTCATGTTCATTGTAGTTCAGACCACGTGCAGTTATTCGGATCTACAAGATATTAAGATGTGACGTACACATACTAGCACAACAAGATTTGCCTAATAGTGAGTTAGTGACTAACTTCCACATCGGTGGCCAACTGTTTACAGTGTAACTTCAAAAAAACAACCAGTAGGCACTGTTTGCAAGCATAAATATCACCGGGAAAATTCCAAATAAACAGATGAGTTCTTTCATGAATCCTGTTAGATTTATGTGTTCCAAACGGGTCCTCTGATGAGTCCATGTTAACTTTACCCTATACTAAAATTACTAATATATATAGCAGAACCTAGTGTGATGGACTGACAGTGACCATGCATGGAGACTCCAGTGGAACTTCAATTCCACTCTGTTATGTTAAAGTTAAAGCACGACAAGCATCTTGCTAATTGGCTCTCTCAGTGCCTACAATGATCGAGATGAATCGTGTATATGTAGTAGCACAATTAATTCATCACATCCCTTTTGACTTATACTAATCCAGAATGACAGCTGTATATGCTACCGACTGATTCTAATCACGTAcagtaattttttttttttttttactttgcatATAAAGATTAAAGCAGCGAAAACAAGTAATACTAGATACGCAACAGGTGGTGCAGGTCTCCGTCCGTCCAACTAGCTCCTACAGCAGCAGTAGAATCAAGCATGAAAATTTGAGAGCATAACCAAAGGACGATGATGCTGGTGTGAATAATATCAAAGTGGTTAAGAGAAAATGACCCAGAGGATCAGAATAAGTAGAGATCGAGATGATGTAACAAGACTGCATCAATTGACGCCGCAACGACACGCCCGGAAAGGCAGTTTGAATTGAACCATCACTGAAGAAAACGGGACGGGAGAAAATGGAAGAGGCAAAAACCAAGGGTGTAGAGCACGGAAAGTGCTAGTTGCTGCCGATCCGGAGGCCACAAAATAAATTCGCCGATAAAGCTTTTTATGCGACAAATAAAAACAGGTTGGTGATCGAGAGATCGACCGATCGAGCCGCAGTTCGACTGATGTGTGTCTCGAGATCCTAATCTTTCCCTAGCTTAGCGATGCATCGAGGAAAAGGAGGCTGACAACTACGTGCAAGGGATATCCCTTTCTTGTCGCCTGCACCATCGATGTCTGCTGGCTGCTTGCCGCCACAGTGTTTTCTAGCTAGGCTCTAGTATGTTTTATTCTTGCAGGCTTACTTCCAGCCATATGAAAACGACATGCCATGGCATGATGAAAATGAGAAGTTTCTGtaggaaatgaaaaaaaaaaaaggaaaatggaAAGATCAGGCTACGTGTGTGCTTACTTTTGAAGAGATGCTTCTCCAGGCTGCCCCTGGTCATGAACTCGTAGACGAGCAGCCTGTGCTCGTCCTCGTAGCAGTAGCCGATCAGCTTCACCAGGTGAGGGTGCCTCAGTTGCCCCAGGAAGAACACTTCcgtctgcatgcatgcatggttttGACATACATAAATCATGGCTCTGTCAGTTTAACTACTGTAAATATCTCTCATTATATTACTCTGCTGCTTTGCTTCATCACCTGAGGAACCAATAAGCCTTTAATTTAATAATTGAACTAAAGTAAACACTGTTCCATTGAATCCTCTCATGCTAGCAGCTGGCAAGCATACCGAGCCACTGAGGAAAGCTTTCGAAGACAAGTTAAGTACGTGGAATAATTCAAGCCATGGAACTTCTACTTGTAATAAAAGACAACTTGCTTGGTTGAACGAATATTGACAAATATACAAGTAATTAAACACTAAACGGAAGCACGTACGAAACCATAATATTTGAGAATAAATAAAAGAAATGTGCAGATCGAGATGATTCCCTTTTGTTTTGGGGTCAAAGGTGCACTTTTTACTTCGACCTattagttttttttaataaatctCTTAACAAGACGTGGAACTTTTTACTACTTACTATACTAGCTCTAAAAATTTCTAATAATACTATATATCACTGCCAATATATCAATAAGAATAGGATATATGTTTGGTTGTGAATATTTGGCATTAATATTCAGAATCTCTAATAAGCAGCTTCATGTATTTTTGGATTGGAGAGAGTAATACTAGACCTTGCGAGGCACACGAACTGTGAAAATTCCGAGCTAACTGACTGACTCAAGATGTGACCATAGAGTTCAGACTTTGAGCAGCTCAACTAACTTGGAACAAGCAAAGTCTATTGAGCTAATTAAAGCAGGAGAAATTGTGCTGATAGACGCTACTAAACCCCATGCGTGCACAACATCGCTGACACTATTCCATTACAGATCAGTGAATTCCTCCGCCTCACTTAAATCCGCCGTACTATATATTAATTCCTATCTATCTATAAGTAATGATAAAATTGTTTAGTACTGCATGCGTTGCGTCGATTAATACTCCTACGTATGAACCAGGTCGATCGATCGTTCGTATAAGCAAGCAATCCAGCAATTAGCTAGCGTACCAGCCATTCGGTGTGGCCTTGTCCGCCCTCGAGGTCGAGCAGCTTGACGGCGACGGACTGCGCGGCGAGTCCCGGCTTGGTCTTGTCGTCGACGTAGCCCTTGTAGACGGGGCCGAACCCGCCCTCACCGATGAAGTTTGCCATGGAGAAGTCCCGGGTGACGGCGCGCAGCTCGGCGATGGTGAAGACGTGGAGGTTGGAGCCGACGAGCGACAGCGACAGGTCCTCGGGCGACACCATCCCGCTCAGGCTCAGCTCCGTGAACGACATCCGGCTCTGCAGCGACCGCggcctgccgctgccgctgctaccTGCCGCGGCAGCCACCTTCTGctgcttgctcttcttcttcttcttcccgccGCCGCCCTTggccttcttcctcctgccgTGGGAGCTGCTGCCAAAGCAGCCGAACAGCGAGCCCCACCCCGGCCTCGCACCAGCGGCCGGTTTATTGCCTCCCATCAGCGGCTTTGGCTGGACGCATCGGGGTATATATACGCTGGCTCTTGCTTGTGGGGTGGGTTAATTACGCTGAATCTTCCAGGGGGGGAGGAGTGGTTGCGGCCTGCGGGCGATTAAAGTGGCTGGCCGGCGTGTGTGCCTGATCAGCGGCGGGCGGCGGCCCGGGGTGTGGTTTGGTAGGGAGACTGAGCATCTGCATCAGACTTGCCAGGAAAGCCCCTCCCGCTTTGCATGGGCCATGGTAGCCCGGGGAGTGTGCTTCAGAATACTCTGCAACGCAAGCTCTGCCTACCAAGGACACGTAACGTACGGTGTACATGCAGCGCAAGGTGACACTTCAAACAGCAAGAGGGATTTAGCAAATCTGTCGTGCCATGTAGAGTGTACTATTTCATGCACGCGCGCTCTACATGGTGCCAGCTGGGCCACGTATATCACATGTCTCCTCTGTTATATCAGCCTCCaatttgcatgcatgcatttaTATGTTGTGTGGCCATGGGATCTGTGGAGGGATCCGATCGGCAATCTGGTTCATATGTGTTGCTTCTCTTCATCATACAGCAGTATATACACTACCTTTGGACTATTTGGTGGATCACATCTTAAACATTTTTTTGAACTGGGTGCACGTCCGCGTGTAGTATCTATTTTGATTCAACAGTCACATGATGCACGCAACGTCTTCCCTTAACAAAAACCCCAGCAGGTCCAAAGATTGGACCAATGGCAGATTATGTTAGTAACAGTGCAAAGTCAAACAGAGTCTCATGCATGTAAATTAATGACGCTTTGGGTCTTTTAGATGCATAGctttgtgttatatatatatatcacaactgcagacgccctctttgccgagtgctgggggcactcggcaaagccagccaagcactcggcaaaggctttgccaagtgccgcactcggcaaaggtctctcggcaaagattttgtcggcaaaaatttctttgccgagtgccaaaaatcgacactcggcaaaggctttgccgagtgccaagcccgtactcggcaaaaaaataactgccgtcaacatttgacgccggctttgtcgagtgcctagggactggcactcggcaaaatttgaatttttgccgagagccagggctgagcactcggcaaagaaacaatttttttttaaaaaaaaatctttttaaaaatagtctttgccgagtggtaccatctggcactcggcaaaattgacctctttgccgagtgccaggctgtggcactcggcaaaattgacctctttgccaagtgccaggctgtggcactcggcaaaactggggaagtggctgtttttgcagcattttttccagctttgccgagtgccacacccctggcactcggcaaagacttctttgccgagtgttggcactcggcaaagctaggaaatttgcaattttttttgtttgttgctttccttcgaaagcaaacacgcaaaactcatatataatacatgagacagcacacaggcatttagcatcacacaaaacgcatacataatccataatacatcacaagcacatccaacatccatcacaagcacatcctcatgcataatccatcacacgcacatccaatgtgcaaatctatgacaacatctaagaagtcttcatccaacacaagtcctagatcaagaaaagtcaatgaaacatgaaggggcaccacctactgccactgatcccaatgggagcctgaaggggcacctccgtgcggtggtggacctgtccagccggggtgtgtgtgctgaggcgaaggagtcgggttcgaacccaacgactgttgcacaaaggagaattgaattcattagtatctatacaagctaaaggacttgatcaaccatatatatatactcaccggagtgcctagagccagaggagtaggaggcacaactggagcgagcagcgactggggcaccaccAAACCCAGGAGAGTGGTGCCgaggctcgacatgaatgagaacatgtcctgcatcctctgcgccttggccgccctctgggccctcaggacctcccactcggccctctcggcctccctctaggccctctccctctccctctcgaccctctcggcctccctctcggcctccatcctctccacagtggcctgcaatattcaatcaccaacgtttaaacagtgcaaatgcaaggtacatgtgtaaaagtaatgaacagcgaatgaaatagaactaacctggagtgccgccatctgctgcagtgtgctcgcctgccgaggtcgaatggggacggaggagctcgtgctctgtgctcggatctggacgaggttgggcacagaggtcgagtcaaccatgttggaggccatccagtaccggccgtgctgcttccctcctccgagcctcatcacgaggtcggtatcaaggggctgggtggcggggtcgaagtcctccccatgccgcTCGTGGGCCGATGAGGCATAGTCggtgagcttgctgtggacgctcgtgttgctgtacgcctcgggcccgtcctccgggttgtagacggtgtctggggctgtcgccttgcccttgtgtgccatggcgtacgccatgaactcgttgcattcctggccatcatgcgactgggactgcgaggaaagcattggtcttggtcatccATTCTAGGGTCATACTtgtgtggcccgtgtacatccactcacggttatccatcctctggcacatgcatatgtaagcgagtaataaaaactgcaggtaaatccacaaggcgttcctactatacatctaataggtgaaggataggtcctaattccacccgaggatgcgtagatgaggttgacttccatggtccgctcctatccaagacagaatttcgacagcacctccccgctgttctcccgatacacgtcttggcagggagattgtgtatcaggagaacaacgaggaggtggtgccgaaactctgtgatgatgtcctagtttgtgaacaccatacgtgatgacgtcctccaaacgttttcaaatttttaccaccgcatatgcatgtgatatcacgacatctcaccaagtttcatgattttcgggattcgtttgaattttatagaattaaataaccactcgcacgcaagtttGCGACGTTGCCCCATGAGCACAttgatcgaaatttggagacagttcctagatttagcataaagtgacactaacaaacaagaataacatttttggaatggatcaaaactattattcgatgcacctgcagttcaaacctacattttccgaaaaattgcaagaaaacaaaacaaaatgaagaaatatagcaaacagcaatgaaattgtgccaaatttgaacatattgttcatggtacaaatacaaatctaagaaaaaaagttggtggcaaaaaaaaaattattttgccgagtgccaagatttggcactcggcaaagtgaatattttgccgagtgctagccctaggcactcggcaaagccaatattttgccgagtgccaaacagaaagcactcggcaaagaggccggcgttgggtaccgttatccccgggcgtctctttgccgagtgcccaactttgtcgagtgtctggcactaggcaaagtttggctttgccgagtgccttattttgccgagtgccagacactcggcaaagccctatttgctgagtgccaagtttcgccgagtgcggcactcggcaaaggtggcctttgccgagtgcccgatatttggcactcggcaaagatttgagcaCTGGGCAAAGTTCCGGTTTcctgtagtatatatatatatatatatggagagtatatatggagagtacatatatatatggagagtatattcagtagccagctacaaaataagttattctgtagccacctccatttacgataattttatatactaatttatgataatgccaatacatatttacgatagttgggttactataacacatggagatatttaccataacgctatagtaaaccacttagtaaggagttactataatctcgtaaattaacatagtaattatcgtaactcaaagtggctacacaataagttattttgtaaccagctatagggtagtagttctagagtatattcagtagccagctacgaaataagttattctatagccatctccatttatgataattttatatactaatttacgataacgtcaatatatatttacgatagttgggttactataacacatggggatatttaccataacgttatagtaaatcacttag harbors:
- the LOC136540543 gene encoding serine/threonine-protein kinase RIPK-like; this translates as MGGNKPAAGARPGWGSLFGCFGSSSHGRRKKAKGGGGKKKKKSKQQKVAAAAGSSGSGRPRSLQSRMSFTELSLSGMVSPEDLSLSLVGSNLHVFTIAELRAVTRDFSMANFIGEGGFGPVYKGYVDDKTKPGLAAQSVAVKLLDLEGGQGHTEWLTEVFFLGQLRHPHLVKLIGYCYEDEHRLLVYEFMTRGSLEKHLFKKYAASLPWSTRLKIAIGAAKGLAFLHEAEKPVIYRDFKTSNILLDSDYKAKLSDFGLAKDGPEDDETHVSTRVMGTQGYAAPEYIMTGHLTAKSDVYGFGVVLLELLSGRKAVDKSRPAREQSLVKWAWPYLTDARRLDRVMDPALAGQYSSRAAHKAAAVAHQCVALNPKSRPHMSAVVDALEPLLALDDCIVGPFVYVAPPETITNGDEAAVGKGGSGRRGGRRRSSGEGAAAVVRPEE